A genome region from Mycobacterium sp. 3519A includes the following:
- a CDS encoding LysR family transcriptional regulator: MDTRRLQLLLSLSRLGSMRAVAETHHLTTSSVSQQIAALAKETGAQLIEPAGRRVRLTPAGQRLAEHAVTILAAVDSARLDLDPDADPAGTVRVGGFATGIRLSLLPIVAELAEEFPKVQFVISEYEPIEAFALLTDDDLDLALTYDYNLAPASPSPVLETVALWSVPWGLGVPADSADGPADIAEYSDRTWIVNSRNTADEDAVRTLASLAGFVPRIGHEIDSLELVEDLIVAGFGVGLLPVGRPTSAGVKVLPLAEPQVVLTAYAVTRRGRATWPPLRTVLDRMRQRSGTELPQPKWPRPVPETSRAKRASP; the protein is encoded by the coding sequence ATGGACACCCGTCGCCTGCAACTGCTGCTGTCGCTGTCGCGGCTCGGTTCCATGCGAGCCGTCGCCGAGACACACCACCTGACCACGTCCAGCGTGTCGCAGCAGATCGCCGCCCTGGCAAAGGAAACCGGGGCGCAACTCATCGAACCCGCGGGACGGCGCGTGCGACTCACCCCCGCCGGGCAGCGCCTCGCCGAGCACGCGGTGACGATTCTGGCTGCCGTCGACAGCGCCCGCCTCGACCTCGACCCGGATGCCGATCCCGCCGGAACGGTCCGGGTGGGTGGATTCGCGACCGGAATCCGGCTTTCGCTGCTGCCGATCGTCGCCGAACTCGCCGAGGAGTTTCCGAAGGTGCAGTTCGTGATCAGCGAGTACGAGCCCATCGAGGCGTTCGCACTGTTGACCGACGACGACCTGGATCTCGCGCTGACCTATGACTACAACCTCGCTCCGGCGTCGCCAAGCCCGGTGCTGGAAACGGTTGCGCTGTGGTCCGTCCCGTGGGGTCTCGGCGTTCCGGCAGACTCTGCGGACGGACCAGCGGATATCGCCGAGTACTCGGATCGGACGTGGATCGTGAACTCCCGCAACACCGCCGACGAAGATGCGGTGCGGACGCTGGCGTCGCTCGCCGGATTCGTCCCGCGTATCGGGCACGAAATCGACAGTCTGGAATTGGTCGAGGATTTGATCGTCGCCGGCTTCGGCGTCGGGCTGCTACCCGTCGGCAGGCCGACGTCGGCAGGCGTCAAAGTGCTACCGCTGGCCGAACCCCAGGTGGTCCTGACCGCCTATGCGGTCACCCGTCGCGGCCGCGCGACGTGGCCACCGCTGCGCACCGTCCTCGACCGGATGCGCCAGCGGTCCGGCACCGAACTGCCGCAACCGAAATGGCCGCGCCCCGTCCCCGAAACGAGCAGGGCTAAACGCGCGTCTCCCTGA
- a CDS encoding MFS transporter, whose translation MSRRWSQASWALWDFGATGVNAIVVTFVFSVYLTSSVGQDLPGHTSAASWLGRALAVAGVVVAVLAPVTGVWVDAPWRRRRVLAMLTGAAVLLTAAMSLIRDDYHYLLPGLILLACTAACNDLATVPYNAMLRQVSTTESAGRVSGFGLGMGFFGSVLLLLIVYFGFISGDGDVHGLLGLPGADGQNVRAAVLLAAVWFAVFALPVFVAVPPIPVGERRESVGFLGAYRTLWTEIVSEWRRDRNVVYYLLASAVFRDGITGVATFGAVLGVKVYGVSAANVLLFGIGASVIAAVGAVAGGLLDDRLGSKSVIVGSLFAMLVVALTLMALSGPAAFWVCGLLLCLFIGPIQASARTLMLRISADGKEGVAFGLFTTTGRAVSFLAPWLFSTFIDVFDTDRAGMGGICVVLALGLAGMLAVRTPVRHNSVALEQPKLPT comes from the coding sequence ATGAGTCGCCGGTGGTCGCAAGCGTCCTGGGCGCTGTGGGACTTCGGCGCGACCGGCGTGAACGCGATCGTGGTGACGTTCGTCTTCTCCGTCTATCTGACCAGCAGCGTCGGCCAGGATCTGCCGGGGCACACCAGTGCTGCCAGTTGGCTCGGGCGGGCGTTGGCCGTCGCAGGCGTGGTGGTGGCCGTGTTGGCGCCTGTCACCGGGGTGTGGGTCGACGCACCGTGGCGGCGGCGCCGCGTGCTGGCCATGCTGACCGGTGCGGCGGTGCTGCTGACGGCGGCGATGAGTCTGATCCGCGACGATTACCACTACCTGTTACCCGGCCTGATCCTGCTGGCCTGCACCGCGGCGTGCAATGACCTGGCGACCGTCCCGTACAACGCGATGCTGCGGCAGGTGTCGACCACGGAGAGCGCCGGGCGGGTCTCCGGATTCGGTTTGGGGATGGGGTTTTTCGGCAGTGTCCTGCTGCTGCTGATCGTGTACTTCGGCTTCATCTCCGGTGACGGCGACGTGCACGGGCTCCTGGGGTTGCCTGGCGCCGACGGGCAGAACGTGCGAGCGGCGGTCCTGCTGGCGGCCGTCTGGTTCGCGGTGTTCGCGCTTCCGGTGTTCGTTGCCGTGCCGCCGATACCGGTGGGGGAGCGACGGGAGTCGGTCGGGTTTCTCGGCGCATACCGGACGCTGTGGACGGAGATCGTCAGCGAGTGGCGGCGCGACCGCAACGTCGTCTACTACCTGCTTGCCAGCGCGGTGTTCCGCGACGGGATCACCGGCGTCGCGACATTCGGCGCGGTGCTCGGTGTCAAGGTGTACGGGGTCTCGGCGGCCAACGTGCTGTTGTTCGGCATCGGCGCCAGCGTGATCGCCGCCGTCGGTGCGGTGGCCGGCGGCCTGCTCGACGACCGACTGGGGTCGAAGTCGGTGATCGTCGGATCGTTGTTCGCGATGCTCGTCGTTGCACTCACCTTGATGGCGCTCTCGGGACCCGCGGCGTTCTGGGTGTGCGGTCTGTTGCTGTGCCTGTTCATCGGGCCGATCCAGGCGTCGGCGCGCACGTTGATGCTGCGGATCTCGGCCGACGGTAAGGAAGGCGTGGCTTTCGGCCTGTTCACCACGACCGGTCGGGCGGTGTCTTTTCTTGCGCCATGGTTGTTTTCGACGTTCATCGACGTCTTCGACACGGACCGCGCGGGCATGGGCGGAATCTGCGTGGTGCTGGCCCTCGGCCTTGCCGGCATGCTGGCCGTTCGGACACCCGTCCGCCACAATTCGGTTGCGTTGGAACAGCCGAAATTGCCAACATAG
- a CDS encoding DUF6400 family protein codes for MRDLDFSYDLTLDEGRRRAAVLEAIGDDWDPVAVLAVQEKAYDMLYSDLDDEQQRIYDELVASGVLPDRTANRVTD; via the coding sequence ATGCGCGATTTGGACTTCTCCTACGACCTCACCCTTGACGAGGGTCGACGGCGCGCCGCGGTGCTCGAAGCGATCGGCGACGACTGGGACCCGGTCGCCGTACTGGCCGTCCAGGAGAAGGCCTACGACATGCTGTACTCCGATCTCGACGATGAGCAGCAGCGGATCTACGACGAACTCGTCGCTTCCGGCGTGCTGCCTGATCGGACGGCCAACCGTGTTACCGATTGA
- the xylB gene encoding xylulokinase — protein MAFVAGIDSSTQSCKVVVCDADTGEIVRSASSPHPDGTEVDPQLWWAALEASITAVGGLDDVAAISVGAQQHGMVCLDGDGAVVRDALLWNDVRSSDAAAALVDELGGPGEWAKRIGVVPVAAITATKLRWLADHEPAHADMTAAVCLPHDWLTWRLSGSTDITTLRTDRSDASGTGYFSSETDSYQPDLLELATRGRRPTLPTVLGPRESAGQTRSGAVLGPGAGDNAAAALGLGAATGDCIVSLGTSGVVSAVGEAAPHDPEGIVAGFADATGRQLPLVCTLNGAPVLAAVTKMLGVDFDQLDKLALSAPAGAEGLTLVPYLEGERSPNLPNAAGALHGVTTRNLLPANVARAAVEGLLASMAYCIDKIAAQGVDAQRIILIGGGARSEAVRRIAPAVLGAPVYVPTPAEYVAIGAARQAAWVVSQQDSPPEWSAQSAASYVADPTPSVIDQYLAAQPLTLGR, from the coding sequence GTGGCTTTCGTTGCGGGAATCGACTCGTCCACCCAGTCCTGCAAGGTGGTTGTCTGCGATGCGGATACCGGTGAGATCGTGCGGTCCGCGTCGTCGCCGCATCCCGACGGCACCGAGGTCGATCCGCAGCTGTGGTGGGCGGCGTTGGAGGCGAGCATCACCGCCGTCGGCGGCCTCGACGACGTCGCGGCAATCTCGGTAGGCGCCCAACAGCACGGCATGGTGTGCCTGGACGGTGACGGCGCTGTCGTCCGGGATGCGTTGTTGTGGAACGACGTTCGATCCAGCGACGCGGCGGCCGCGCTCGTCGACGAACTCGGCGGACCCGGCGAGTGGGCGAAACGAATCGGCGTGGTCCCAGTGGCCGCCATCACCGCGACGAAGCTGCGCTGGCTGGCCGACCACGAACCCGCGCACGCGGACATGACGGCGGCGGTGTGCCTGCCGCACGACTGGCTGACGTGGCGGTTGAGCGGTTCGACGGACATCACCACGCTGCGCACCGATCGCAGCGATGCGAGCGGCACCGGATACTTCTCCTCGGAAACCGACAGCTATCAACCCGATCTGCTCGAGTTGGCGACGCGCGGGCGGCGGCCCACGCTACCCACTGTGCTCGGCCCGAGGGAGTCTGCCGGCCAGACCCGGTCCGGAGCCGTCCTGGGTCCCGGCGCCGGTGACAACGCCGCGGCGGCACTGGGCCTCGGCGCCGCAACCGGCGACTGCATCGTCTCGCTCGGCACGTCGGGGGTGGTCAGCGCGGTGGGCGAGGCCGCGCCACATGATCCCGAGGGCATCGTCGCCGGATTCGCCGACGCCACCGGACGTCAGCTACCGCTGGTGTGCACCCTCAACGGGGCGCCGGTGCTGGCGGCGGTGACGAAGATGCTCGGCGTCGACTTCGATCAACTCGACAAGCTGGCGCTGTCGGCCCCCGCCGGTGCCGAAGGACTGACCCTGGTGCCTTACCTGGAAGGCGAACGGTCGCCGAACCTACCCAATGCGGCAGGCGCGCTGCACGGCGTGACGACCCGTAATCTGTTGCCCGCCAACGTAGCTCGTGCCGCGGTTGAGGGGCTGCTGGCCTCTATGGCGTACTGCATCGACAAGATCGCCGCCCAGGGTGTCGACGCCCAGCGCATCATCTTGATCGGCGGGGGAGCGCGTTCAGAAGCGGTGCGCCGTATCGCGCCTGCGGTGCTGGGCGCACCGGTATACGTGCCGACGCCTGCCGAGTACGTCGCGATCGGTGCGGCCAGACAGGCGGCATGGGTTGTCTCGCAACAGGATTCGCCGCCCGAGTGGTCGGCGCAGTCGGCGGCGTCCTACGTTGCCGACCCGACGCCGAGTGTGATCGACCAGTATCTCGCCGCGCAACCGCTGACGCTCGGGCGATAG
- a CDS encoding tat pathway signal sequence, which translates to MAAVLPTPVAQADDDAAARIAAADSYLSTRPGTVGYVLRDRTTGAVYRNAHATDSVWTASTIKLAMVVDLLTRQRAGAITLTDSDNRLIAAMLHSSDDDAADTLWARYSGADHQAFNNDFPSYGMTGLRPQRGYSNTYPYWGFQKATPDDLDRLINYTLTRLDPADTASIVTQLQHVDADQQWGVWGAGPAMAPGNKDGWSLEDTGWVINTVGFAGPGQRYTLAVMNDLGGAGGYADGVATTTHLAQLLLAGR; encoded by the coding sequence GTGGCCGCGGTGCTACCGACGCCCGTCGCGCAGGCCGATGACGACGCGGCGGCCAGGATCGCCGCAGCGGATTCCTACCTGAGCACCCGGCCCGGCACCGTCGGCTACGTGTTGCGCGACCGCACGACGGGGGCGGTGTATCGCAACGCGCACGCCACCGATTCGGTGTGGACGGCGTCGACCATCAAGCTCGCGATGGTGGTCGACCTGCTCACCCGGCAGCGCGCAGGCGCGATCACCCTGACGGACAGCGACAACCGTCTGATCGCGGCGATGCTCCACTCGTCCGACGACGACGCCGCCGACACGTTGTGGGCGCGGTACAGCGGAGCGGATCACCAGGCCTTCAACAACGACTTCCCGTCCTACGGAATGACCGGCCTTCGGCCGCAACGCGGCTACAGCAATACCTATCCCTACTGGGGTTTCCAGAAGGCCACCCCGGACGATCTCGATCGACTGATCAACTACACGCTGACCCGGTTGGATCCGGCCGACACCGCGAGCATCGTCACCCAACTTCAGCACGTCGACGCCGATCAGCAGTGGGGTGTATGGGGCGCCGGACCGGCGATGGCACCCGGCAACAAGGACGGCTGGTCCCTGGAGGACACCGGTTGGGTGATCAACACGGTGGGATTCGCCGGGCCGGGCCAGCGGTACACGCTTGCGGTGATGAACGACCTCGGCGGAGCGGGCGGCTACGCCGACGGCGTCGCCACCACGACGCATCTTGCGCAACTGCTGCTCGCAGGCCGATGA
- a CDS encoding DUF6328 family protein → MVSDIEHPEAQKWDRDRDETEAQRLDRNWSSLLQELRVAQTGVQLLTGFLLTLPFQQRFTQLDDVMRSVYLVTVACSIGATVLLVAPVSMHRLLFRRHRLDTLVSAAHTYAMVGLVLLGVALAGVAVVIFDAVLGAIEAWVAGAATLVALAVFWYAMPMLGRRDRKNRY, encoded by the coding sequence TTGGTGTCGGACATCGAGCATCCGGAGGCCCAGAAATGGGATCGGGATCGCGACGAGACGGAAGCGCAACGGCTGGACCGGAATTGGTCGAGTCTGCTGCAAGAACTGCGCGTCGCGCAGACCGGTGTCCAGTTGCTCACCGGCTTCCTTCTGACGCTGCCGTTCCAGCAACGGTTCACCCAACTCGACGACGTCATGCGCAGCGTCTACCTGGTCACCGTCGCGTGTTCGATAGGCGCCACCGTGTTGCTCGTCGCACCCGTGAGCATGCATCGACTGTTGTTCCGCAGGCACCGCCTCGACACGTTGGTCTCGGCCGCGCACACCTACGCGATGGTGGGTCTGGTTTTGCTGGGGGTAGCGCTCGCCGGCGTGGCGGTCGTCATCTTCGACGCGGTGCTGGGCGCGATCGAGGCGTGGGTGGCCGGAGCGGCGACCTTGGTGGCGTTGGCCGTGTTCTGGTACGCCATGCCGATGCTCGGTCGACGCGACCGGAAGAACCGCTACTGA
- a CDS encoding DoxX family membrane protein — translation MLIRRIARPMLSAVFISRGIDALRSPKPAADAARPTLEGLSKLPDPVGTNVPSNAETVARVNAAVQIGGGLLLASGKLPRLASAALAFSVVPGSLGGHTFWSESDPQRKADERRAFLTDVSLIGGLIIAALDTEGRPSLGWRGRRAAHKVTEAVGAALPVGAAAGGTLTDSAFAEKVGHGLQVGAERGRELAHVARERGAEWAEIARERAPVVVEAARERGAEWAEIARDRAPVLAEAARERGAELADIARDRAPELAETARERANELAGTAKAQAKQQRRRWS, via the coding sequence ATGTTGATCCGACGAATCGCGCGCCCCATGCTGTCGGCGGTTTTCATCAGCCGCGGCATCGATGCCCTTCGCAGCCCCAAACCCGCGGCAGATGCGGCCCGTCCCACCCTCGAGGGCCTGAGCAAGCTGCCGGATCCGGTAGGCACCAACGTCCCGTCCAACGCCGAGACGGTGGCCCGCGTCAACGCCGCGGTGCAGATCGGCGGCGGCCTGTTGCTCGCCAGCGGCAAGCTGCCGCGCCTGGCGTCCGCCGCACTGGCTTTCTCCGTGGTACCGGGAAGCCTTGGCGGGCACACGTTTTGGAGCGAATCTGACCCGCAGCGCAAAGCCGACGAGCGGCGGGCGTTTTTGACCGACGTCAGCTTGATCGGCGGGCTGATCATCGCCGCGCTGGACACCGAAGGCAGACCGTCCCTTGGCTGGCGAGGACGTCGCGCGGCACACAAGGTCACCGAGGCGGTGGGCGCGGCACTGCCGGTCGGCGCGGCAGCCGGTGGGACGCTGACAGATAGCGCCTTCGCCGAGAAGGTCGGACACGGCCTCCAGGTCGGGGCGGAACGCGGCCGCGAGTTGGCGCACGTCGCCCGTGAACGCGGCGCCGAGTGGGCGGAGATCGCCCGTGAACGCGCACCGGTCGTCGTCGAAGCGGCGCGTGAGCGGGGCGCGGAATGGGCCGAAATCGCCCGCGACCGCGCGCCGGTGCTTGCCGAGGCGGCCCGTGAACGCGGAGCGGAGTTGGCCGACATCGCCCGAGACCGCGCGCCCGAACTCGCCGAAACCGCGCGTGAGCGCGCGAATGAGTTGGCCGGGACCGCTAAGGCTCAGGCCAAGCAGCAGCGCCGCCGCTGGAGCTGA
- a CDS encoding RDD family protein — protein MTSGEYQPQPGQYGEPGGYSQPVGQEPGGLVPRFVARFIDGIIVNVVAIVIAIAIGSLNNYWVTGLFSGLLMFLYFLVFESSQGWTPGKKLLGLSVRGPGGAAKPDLQQAAIRNVWTLLNIVPFIGGLLTLIAVIVIAVTINGSPTKQGKHDELAGGTQVVKG, from the coding sequence ATGACAAGCGGTGAGTATCAACCTCAACCCGGACAGTACGGCGAACCCGGCGGTTATTCGCAACCCGTTGGCCAAGAACCCGGTGGCCTGGTTCCGCGTTTCGTGGCGCGCTTCATCGACGGCATCATCGTCAACGTCGTCGCGATCGTGATCGCCATCGCCATCGGCTCGCTGAACAATTACTGGGTGACCGGCCTGTTCTCCGGTCTGCTGATGTTCCTCTACTTCTTGGTGTTCGAATCCAGCCAGGGCTGGACGCCCGGCAAGAAGCTGCTCGGCTTGAGCGTGCGCGGGCCCGGCGGCGCCGCCAAACCGGATCTGCAGCAGGCCGCGATCCGAAACGTCTGGACGCTGTTGAACATCGTGCCGTTCATCGGCGGTCTGCTGACCCTGATCGCGGTCATCGTTATTGCGGTGACCATCAACGGCAGCCCGACCAAGCAGGGCAAGCACGACGAGCTCGCCGGCGGCACCCAGGTGGTCAAAGGCTAG
- a CDS encoding GntP family permease produces the protein MNPALTVLAADTELPEPVAAGWQLVLAAVAGIALIVVLITITKMHPFLALIFGALTVGIVAGENVGDVLDSFGDGFGTTAAGVGILIALGAMFAKLLADSGGADEIVDTIVGHASPRALPWAMALVGAIIGLPMFFEIGLVLLMPVIYLVARRSQLSLITVGIPALAGLSAMHGLVPPHPGPLTAIDLLKADLGITLALGVLVAIPTVIVAGPLFGRLAGRWVVLDVPDRFDADDFARGNGTGSVVTAADVAEGEAATTKTATRVERQRPSFGITLFSVLLPVGLMMGKALADIFIDDETNLLRQIFDILGRPLMALLIAVVVGIFTLGRGAAMTRDQIVKCLETSLPPVAGIILIVAAGGGFKQVLVDSGIGTLLADWAKGANISAILLAWVLAVLIRLATGSATVATITASSLMLGLVEGMSTGQVSLVVLAVGAGSLFFSHVNDAGFWLVKEFFGMTVGQTIKSWSIMETVLSVAGLVLVLVLGIFI, from the coding sequence ATGAATCCCGCACTCACTGTTTTGGCGGCCGATACCGAGCTACCGGAACCGGTCGCGGCCGGTTGGCAACTGGTGCTGGCCGCGGTCGCGGGCATCGCGCTCATCGTCGTGCTGATCACGATCACCAAGATGCACCCGTTCCTCGCGCTGATCTTCGGCGCGCTGACCGTGGGCATCGTCGCCGGGGAGAACGTCGGCGACGTGCTCGACTCGTTCGGCGACGGCTTCGGAACCACCGCCGCCGGGGTGGGCATCCTGATCGCGCTCGGTGCCATGTTCGCCAAGCTGCTCGCGGACTCCGGTGGCGCCGACGAAATCGTCGACACCATCGTCGGGCACGCGTCGCCGCGGGCGCTGCCGTGGGCAATGGCGTTGGTAGGCGCCATCATCGGGCTGCCGATGTTCTTCGAGATCGGCCTGGTGCTGCTGATGCCCGTCATCTACCTGGTGGCACGACGCTCCCAACTGTCGTTGATCACGGTCGGAATCCCCGCGCTGGCAGGCCTTTCCGCCATGCACGGGTTGGTTCCGCCGCACCCGGGCCCGCTGACCGCCATCGACCTGTTGAAGGCCGATCTCGGCATCACGCTGGCGTTGGGTGTGCTGGTCGCGATCCCGACGGTGATCGTCGCGGGTCCGTTGTTCGGCAGGCTGGCCGGTCGCTGGGTGGTCCTCGACGTCCCCGACCGGTTCGACGCCGACGATTTCGCGCGCGGCAACGGTACAGGCTCGGTGGTCACCGCGGCGGACGTCGCCGAGGGGGAGGCCGCGACGACGAAGACGGCCACCCGCGTCGAGCGGCAACGGCCGAGCTTCGGCATCACGTTGTTCTCCGTGCTGCTACCGGTCGGACTGATGATGGGTAAGGCGTTGGCCGACATCTTCATCGACGACGAGACCAACCTGCTGCGGCAGATCTTCGACATCCTCGGCCGCCCACTGATGGCGCTGCTGATCGCGGTGGTCGTCGGCATCTTCACGTTGGGCCGTGGCGCGGCGATGACACGCGATCAGATCGTCAAATGCCTCGAGACGTCACTGCCGCCGGTGGCGGGCATCATCCTGATCGTCGCGGCAGGTGGCGGCTTCAAGCAGGTCCTGGTGGACAGCGGCATCGGCACACTGCTCGCCGACTGGGCCAAGGGCGCGAACATATCCGCCATCCTGCTGGCCTGGGTGCTGGCCGTATTGATCCGCCTCGCAACGGGTTCCGCCACGGTGGCCACCATCACCGCGTCGTCGTTGATGCTCGGACTGGTCGAAGGCATGAGCACCGGCCAGGTCTCCTTGGTGGTGCTGGCGGTCGGTGCGGGCTCGCTGTTCTTCTCGCACGTGAACGACGCCGGCTTCTGGTTGGTCAAGGAGTTCTTCGGAATGACCGTGGGCCAGACGATCAAGTCGTGGTCGATCATGGAGACCGTGCTGTCGGTCGCAGGCCTCGTGCTGGTGTTGGTGCTCGGGATATTTATCTGA
- a CDS encoding gluconokinase, whose product MASPIVVMGVSGSGKSTVGAALAQRLRVPFADADDFHPAANIAKMTAGEPLDDDDRYPWLEAIGNWLAGHCRDGGVMSCSALKRKYRDQLRRHCPDVEFLHLSGTPEVIGRRQASRPGHFMPASLMASQFATLEPLAPDEHGVVIDVDQNIDSIIDNYVALSVARTTEQEN is encoded by the coding sequence ATGGCGTCACCAATCGTCGTCATGGGCGTTTCCGGCTCCGGGAAGTCGACCGTCGGCGCGGCGTTGGCGCAGCGCCTGCGGGTCCCGTTCGCGGACGCCGACGACTTTCATCCGGCCGCCAACATCGCGAAGATGACGGCCGGTGAACCGCTCGACGACGACGACCGCTACCCGTGGCTCGAAGCGATCGGAAACTGGCTCGCCGGGCATTGCCGCGACGGCGGGGTGATGAGCTGTTCGGCTCTCAAACGCAAGTACCGCGACCAGTTGCGCCGCCATTGCCCCGACGTCGAATTCCTGCATCTGTCCGGCACACCCGAGGTCATCGGTAGGCGCCAGGCCAGCAGGCCCGGACACTTCATGCCCGCATCGTTGATGGCGTCCCAATTCGCCACGCTCGAGCCGCTGGCCCCCGACGAACACGGCGTCGTCATCGACGTCGACCAGAACATCGACTCCATCATCGACAACTACGTCGCGTTATCCGTCGCGCGCACAACGGAACAGGAGAACTGA
- a CDS encoding FadR/GntR family transcriptional regulator: MTSEANAGALHGNLLTALGAAIVSAKYPAGQVLTLEGVSAEHGVSRSVAREAIRVLESMGMVESRRRVGITIQPAAKWNVFDPRLIRWRLEAGDRAAQLVSLSELRRGFEPAAAALAARRADPHQCRIMAAAVSDMVVHGRSGDLEAYLLADKIFHKTLLEASGNEMFRALNGVVAEVLAGRTHHGMMPDSPNPAAIELHDQVARTIRLRDEEGAERAMRAIIDEAVSAVAEEFSDPA, encoded by the coding sequence GTGACTTCTGAGGCAAACGCCGGCGCACTGCACGGCAATTTGCTCACCGCGCTGGGGGCGGCCATCGTGTCTGCGAAGTACCCGGCGGGGCAGGTCCTGACGCTGGAAGGGGTCAGCGCCGAGCACGGGGTGTCACGCAGCGTCGCCCGCGAGGCGATTCGCGTGCTCGAGTCGATGGGAATGGTGGAGTCGCGCCGCCGGGTCGGCATCACGATCCAGCCTGCGGCGAAGTGGAACGTTTTCGATCCCCGGCTCATTCGCTGGCGGCTGGAGGCCGGGGACCGCGCCGCGCAGTTGGTTTCGCTGTCCGAACTGCGTCGCGGCTTCGAGCCCGCGGCCGCGGCGTTGGCCGCCAGACGCGCCGACCCCCACCAGTGCCGGATCATGGCGGCCGCGGTGTCGGACATGGTGGTGCACGGCCGGTCCGGCGACCTGGAGGCATATCTGTTGGCGGACAAGATCTTTCACAAGACCCTACTGGAGGCCAGCGGCAACGAGATGTTCCGTGCGCTTAACGGTGTGGTGGCCGAGGTGCTCGCGGGCCGCACCCACCACGGCATGATGCCGGACTCGCCCAACCCCGCGGCGATCGAACTGCACGACCAGGTCGCGCGCACGATCCGGTTGCGCGACGAAGAAGGCGCCGAGCGGGCCATGCGCGCCATCATCGACGAGGCGGTATCGGCTGTGGCCGAGGAGTTTTCGGATCCGGCCTAA
- a CDS encoding DUF4333 domain-containing protein yields MATLGALILACDASVGVGNTPAVGKEALQTDIADRLAAAGEKPQSVTCQQNLEGEVGRTARCEVVMSPTNSFEPVVTVTGVQGSTINYEMRPAVSKGQLEKAVSRLVADATRAPVASVRCESGLDGKTGATAHCEVDSGGLTLRRTVEVTGVEGLMMNFDVVPVLTRDEVATSLLDDLQRQTGLRPDSARCADNLEGTPGNTVDCTVVTGSQTAAFTLTVTTVSDGSINYSYTPKP; encoded by the coding sequence ATGGCGACCCTTGGAGCGCTCATCTTGGCGTGTGATGCCAGCGTCGGAGTGGGCAACACGCCTGCCGTCGGAAAGGAAGCGCTGCAGACCGACATCGCCGATCGGCTCGCTGCGGCAGGCGAAAAACCGCAGTCGGTCACCTGTCAACAGAATCTCGAAGGCGAAGTGGGCAGGACTGCGCGTTGCGAGGTGGTGATGAGTCCGACCAACAGCTTCGAACCGGTCGTCACGGTCACCGGCGTGCAGGGGAGCACCATCAACTACGAGATGCGCCCTGCGGTGTCGAAAGGACAACTCGAGAAGGCGGTCTCGCGACTCGTCGCCGATGCGACGCGCGCCCCGGTGGCGTCTGTGCGGTGCGAATCCGGTCTCGACGGTAAGACCGGCGCCACCGCGCACTGCGAAGTCGACTCAGGCGGACTCACGCTTCGGCGCACGGTCGAAGTGACCGGCGTCGAGGGGCTGATGATGAACTTCGACGTGGTGCCCGTGCTGACCAGGGACGAAGTGGCCACGTCGCTGCTCGACGACCTGCAACGGCAAACCGGCCTGCGGCCCGATTCCGCGCGGTGCGCAGACAACCTCGAGGGCACGCCGGGCAACACGGTCGACTGCACGGTGGTCACCGGCTCGCAAACGGCGGCGTTCACATTGACGGTCACCACCGTCAGCGACGGCAGCATCAATTACAGCTACACCCCGAAGCCTTAG
- a CDS encoding YnfA family protein, translating into MLKSVALFVLAALLEIGGAWLVWQGVREHRGWVWAGAGVIALGAYGFVAAFQPDAHFGRVLAAYGGVFIAGSLFWGMVADGFRPDRWDIAGAAVSLIGVGLLMYAPR; encoded by the coding sequence GTGTTGAAATCCGTCGCCTTGTTCGTGCTCGCCGCGCTGCTGGAGATCGGCGGCGCTTGGCTGGTGTGGCAAGGCGTGCGTGAACACCGCGGATGGGTCTGGGCCGGTGCGGGGGTGATCGCGCTGGGCGCCTACGGATTCGTCGCCGCGTTTCAGCCCGACGCGCATTTCGGCCGAGTGCTGGCCGCCTACGGTGGGGTGTTCATCGCGGGCTCACTGTTCTGGGGAATGGTCGCCGACGGCTTCCGGCCCGACCGCTGGGACATCGCGGGCGCCGCGGTGAGCCTGATCGGTGTTGGCCTGCTGATGTACGCTCCGCGCTGA